A window of Micrococcus endophyticus contains these coding sequences:
- a CDS encoding exodeoxyribonuclease III, translated as MKIATWNVNSLRARADRVEAFLERHDIDVLAIQETKCRDENFPWELFERAGYEVAHHGISQWNGVAIASRVGLTDVQRGFPGQPHFGKGGVDPQEESRALGATVGTEAGDGVAPVRLWSLYVPNGRALDNEHMPYKLEWLRVLREHAAARLAEDPDTRLALTGDWNIAPQDEDVWDIELFQREGYTHVSPAERAAFHAFEETGLVDVVRPRHPGPGVYTYWDYTGLAFPKKKGMRIDFQLHSPALARTVTDAWIDREERKGKGASDHAPVVVELG; from the coding sequence GTGAAGATCGCCACCTGGAACGTCAACTCCCTCCGTGCCCGCGCCGACCGCGTCGAGGCCTTCCTCGAGCGCCATGACATCGACGTCCTGGCCATCCAGGAGACCAAGTGCCGGGACGAGAACTTCCCGTGGGAGCTCTTCGAGCGCGCCGGCTACGAGGTGGCCCACCACGGCATCTCGCAGTGGAACGGCGTGGCCATCGCCTCGCGCGTGGGCCTCACGGACGTGCAGCGCGGCTTCCCCGGCCAGCCGCACTTCGGCAAGGGCGGCGTCGACCCGCAGGAGGAGTCCCGCGCGCTCGGCGCCACGGTGGGCACCGAGGCGGGCGACGGCGTCGCCCCGGTCCGCCTGTGGAGCCTGTACGTGCCCAACGGGCGCGCCCTGGACAACGAGCACATGCCGTACAAGCTCGAGTGGCTGCGCGTGCTGCGCGAGCACGCGGCCGCTCGCCTCGCCGAGGACCCGGACACCCGGCTCGCCCTGACCGGCGACTGGAACATCGCTCCGCAGGACGAGGACGTGTGGGACATCGAGCTGTTCCAGCGCGAGGGCTATACGCACGTCTCCCCGGCCGAGCGCGCGGCGTTCCACGCGTTCGAGGAGACCGGGCTGGTGGACGTGGTGCGCCCGCGCCACCCCGGCCCCGGCGTGTACACGTACTGGGACTACACGGGCCTGGCCTTCCCCAAGAAGAAGGGCATGCGCATCGACTTCCAGCTGCACTCCCCCGCCCTCGCACGGACGGTCACGGACGCCTGGATCGACCGTGAGGAGCGCAAGGGCAAGGGCGCCTCGGACCACGCGCCCGTGGTCGTCGAGCTGGGCTGA
- a CDS encoding nitroreductase family protein, translating into MRHFDDPVLQAMASRRSVSQVGPSTPTDKELAGLLAAVTPVADHKALRPWRLILLRGEDRRRLGEALDAAAGTERERGEVNPKPFRAELLIAVVASHRPHPGVPGWEQDATAAGAAHLLELALWQAGWGVMWRSGLYTDAPAVRAAHGLGDHERLLGWLYVGDVDPAFRARLEASKKPALDPAPFLGRMPQG; encoded by the coding sequence ATGAGGCACTTCGACGATCCCGTCCTGCAGGCCATGGCCTCGCGCCGCTCCGTGTCCCAGGTGGGCCCGTCCACCCCCACGGACAAGGAGCTCGCGGGTCTGCTCGCGGCCGTCACCCCCGTGGCCGACCACAAGGCGCTGCGCCCCTGGCGGCTCATCCTGCTGCGCGGTGAGGACCGCCGTCGCCTCGGCGAGGCCCTCGACGCGGCGGCCGGCACCGAGCGGGAGCGGGGCGAGGTCAACCCCAAGCCGTTCCGGGCGGAGCTGCTGATCGCCGTCGTCGCCTCGCACCGGCCCCACCCCGGCGTGCCGGGCTGGGAACAGGACGCCACCGCCGCGGGCGCCGCGCACCTGCTCGAACTCGCGCTGTGGCAGGCCGGCTGGGGCGTGATGTGGCGCTCCGGCCTGTACACGGACGCCCCCGCCGTGCGCGCGGCCCACGGGCTCGGCGACCACGAGCGGCTGCTGGGCTGGCTCTACGTGGGGGATGTGGACCCAGCCTTCCGGGCCCGTCTCGAGGCCTCGAAGAAACCCGCCCTGGACCCGGCCCCCTTCCTGGGCCGCATGCCGCAGGGCTGA
- a CDS encoding amino acid permease produces the protein MSTSPSGSRVAEPGAATADRGQLHRGLSQRHIMFIALGTAVGTGLFYGSAGGIQAAGPGVILSFLIAGAAVFLVMRALGEMTLREPVSGSFAAYASRYLGPFAGYVTGWTFVFELAVVIVADTAAITAYMAFWFPEVPAWAWVAATILVVGLINFTHVGNFGEAEFWLTLVKVGAIVAMIFGGVILLFTGASTADGTQAGLANLVDHGGFLPHGILGVLTALTIVTFSFGGIETLGVAAGEAKNPEKVLPKAINTVPIRILLFYVLTMAVIMALVPWNQVDGKASPFVQIFEGLGVPFAPHLLNFVVLTAAVSAINACIYASGRLLYAMAHDGQAPRAFTHTNRGGVPWLSVAVMLGVMVLGAVLITVDPNAFSLVAGVASFAVVLTWAMIFLSHRAMRRRVAEQGAEPSPFPMPLGGVGTYLGLAFVATVVITMATIPDSRQALIIGLVWVAVLTLAWFVTGVRKAAAVHDRTGTLPVASGEEAAASHR, from the coding sequence GTGAGCACCTCCCCCTCCGGCTCCCGCGTCGCCGAGCCCGGCGCGGCCACCGCGGACCGCGGGCAGCTGCACCGCGGCCTGAGCCAGCGGCACATCATGTTCATCGCCCTGGGCACGGCAGTCGGCACCGGCCTCTTCTACGGCTCGGCCGGCGGCATCCAGGCCGCCGGGCCGGGCGTGATCCTGTCCTTCCTCATCGCCGGCGCCGCCGTGTTCCTCGTGATGCGCGCCCTCGGCGAGATGACGCTCCGTGAGCCCGTCTCCGGGTCCTTCGCCGCCTACGCCTCCCGTTATCTCGGCCCCTTCGCCGGCTACGTGACCGGCTGGACCTTCGTCTTCGAGCTGGCCGTCGTGATCGTCGCGGACACCGCCGCCATCACCGCGTACATGGCGTTCTGGTTCCCGGAGGTCCCGGCCTGGGCCTGGGTCGCGGCCACGATCCTCGTGGTCGGCCTGATCAACTTCACGCACGTCGGCAACTTCGGAGAGGCCGAGTTCTGGCTGACGCTTGTGAAGGTCGGGGCCATCGTGGCGATGATCTTCGGCGGTGTGATCCTGCTCTTCACCGGCGCCTCCACCGCGGACGGCACCCAGGCCGGCCTGGCGAACCTCGTGGACCATGGCGGATTCCTGCCGCACGGCATCCTGGGCGTGCTGACCGCGCTCACCATCGTGACCTTCTCCTTCGGCGGCATCGAGACCCTCGGCGTGGCCGCGGGCGAGGCCAAGAACCCGGAGAAGGTGCTGCCCAAGGCCATCAACACGGTGCCGATCCGCATCCTGTTGTTCTACGTGCTGACGATGGCGGTCATCATGGCCCTCGTCCCCTGGAACCAGGTGGACGGCAAGGCCAGCCCGTTCGTGCAGATCTTCGAGGGCCTCGGCGTCCCCTTCGCCCCGCACCTGCTGAACTTCGTAGTGCTCACGGCCGCCGTCTCCGCGATCAACGCCTGCATCTACGCGTCCGGTCGCCTGCTCTACGCGATGGCCCACGACGGCCAGGCGCCCCGGGCCTTCACCCACACCAACCGCGGCGGCGTGCCGTGGCTGTCCGTGGCCGTGATGCTGGGCGTGATGGTGCTCGGCGCGGTGCTGATCACCGTGGACCCGAACGCCTTCAGCCTGGTGGCCGGCGTCGCCTCGTTCGCCGTGGTGCTGACCTGGGCCATGATCTTCCTGTCCCACCGCGCCATGCGCAGGCGCGTCGCGGAGCAGGGCGCGGAGCCGTCCCCCTTCCCCATGCCGCTGGGCGGCGTCGGCACCTACCTGGGCCTGGCGTTCGTGGCCACCGTGGTGATCACCATGGCCACCATCCCGGATTCGCGCCAGGCGCTCATCATCGGTCTCGTGTGGGTCGCGGTCCTGACCCTCGCCTGGTTCGTCACCGGCGTGCGCAAGGCCGCCGCGGTCCATGACCGCACCGGCACGCTGCCCGTGGCCTCGGGCGAGGAGGCCGCCGCGTCGCACCGCTGA
- the nadE gene encoding ammonia-dependent NAD(+) synthetase has translation MRELQQQIIAEQGVRPQIDPAQEIERRVEFLVDYLEATGAAGFVLGISGGVDSTVGGRLAQLAVERRRARLGAPDAVALGGPEAPRGAPAADEAPSPQRPQFTAVRLPYRQQKDEADARAAMDFVDADREVTLDIAAGVEGIASAFAEATGEEIADFDKGNVKARMRMVAQYALAGANRQLVIGTDHAAEAVTGFYTKFGDGGADVLPLSGLNKRQVRALGRELGAPEHLWNKVPTADLLDGNPGRTDEDELGMTYEHIDDYLEGGDIPEEAAEKLEGIWLRSRHKRTMPVTVHDDWWR, from the coding sequence ATGCGTGAACTCCAGCAGCAGATCATCGCCGAGCAGGGCGTCCGGCCGCAGATCGACCCCGCCCAGGAGATCGAGCGGCGGGTCGAGTTCCTCGTGGACTACCTCGAGGCCACCGGGGCGGCCGGGTTCGTCCTGGGCATCTCCGGCGGCGTGGACTCCACGGTGGGCGGCCGGCTGGCCCAGCTCGCCGTCGAGCGCCGCCGCGCCCGTCTCGGGGCGCCCGACGCCGTCGCGCTCGGCGGTCCGGAGGCCCCCCGCGGGGCCCCCGCCGCGGACGAGGCCCCGTCCCCGCAACGCCCGCAGTTCACGGCCGTGCGCCTGCCGTACCGGCAGCAGAAGGACGAGGCCGACGCGCGGGCGGCCATGGACTTCGTGGACGCGGACCGGGAGGTCACCCTGGACATCGCGGCGGGCGTGGAGGGCATCGCGAGCGCGTTCGCCGAGGCGACCGGCGAGGAGATCGCGGACTTCGACAAGGGCAACGTCAAGGCGCGCATGCGCATGGTGGCGCAGTACGCGCTGGCCGGGGCGAACCGTCAGCTGGTGATCGGCACGGACCACGCCGCCGAGGCGGTCACGGGCTTCTACACGAAGTTCGGCGACGGCGGCGCGGACGTCCTGCCGCTGTCCGGACTGAACAAGCGCCAGGTGCGGGCGCTGGGCCGCGAGCTCGGCGCCCCCGAGCACCTGTGGAACAAGGTGCCCACCGCGGACCTGCTGGACGGGAACCCCGGCCGCACGGACGAGGACGAGCTCGGCATGACCTACGAGCACATCGACGACTACCTCGAGGGCGGGGACATCCCCGAGGAGGCCGCGGAGAAGCTCGAGGGCATCTGGCTGCGCAGCCGGCACAAGCGGACCATGCCGGTGACGGTCCACGACGACTGGTGGCGCTGA
- a CDS encoding alpha-amylase family glycosyl hydrolase, translating to MTTHRLSTPPSEARNRPVTPWWVDAVIYQVYPRSFADADGDGMGDLRGVTSRLDYLAQLGVDAIWLSPFYLSPQHDAGYDVADYRAVDPRFGTLEDADEMIAAAHEAGIRVVVDLVPNHTSSEHAWFQAALAAGPDSPERARYHFAEGRGEHGELPPNNWESTFGGGAWTRVTEADGTPGQWYLHLFDTSQPDLNWENEEVREEFRSILRFWLDRGVDGFRVDVAHGLIKQPGYPDADHSRMGMVTDAGEDADPTFDPDTFEPLTPFLDQDRVHEVYRDWRRVLDSYGHEPMMVAEAWVAPLSRMFRYVRPGEMHQTFNFTYLMAGWDAASLTHAIDRSFEQAGRVGAPNTWVLSNHDTVRHASRYGLADPSSYPAGITAEDEQPDEAVGRRRARAAAMVELGLPGSAYIYQGDELGLPEHTTLAAEHRQDPYFFRTDGKEPGRDGCRIPLPWAADEPSYGFSTPADDDGPASAAEGVAAPWLPQPASFRALAADRQVGVEGSVFELYRRLLQIRGELDLGTGTFAWSEHHDPARGVLAFTVTSGGGRHLGSGEPIPARTVLVMANLSTDPVDLPTGHSRALFSLEEAEAVQDGRLAHDAAAWLLMD from the coding sequence ATGACCACACACCGCCTGAGCACCCCGCCCTCGGAAGCCCGGAACCGGCCCGTCACCCCGTGGTGGGTGGACGCCGTGATCTACCAGGTGTACCCGCGCTCCTTCGCGGACGCGGACGGGGACGGCATGGGCGACCTGCGCGGCGTCACCTCGCGCCTCGACTACCTGGCCCAGCTCGGCGTGGACGCGATCTGGCTCTCGCCCTTCTACCTCTCCCCGCAGCACGACGCCGGCTACGACGTCGCGGACTACCGCGCCGTGGACCCGCGGTTCGGCACGCTCGAGGACGCGGACGAGATGATCGCCGCCGCGCACGAGGCCGGCATCCGCGTGGTCGTGGACCTCGTGCCGAACCACACCTCGTCCGAGCACGCGTGGTTCCAGGCCGCCCTGGCCGCCGGCCCCGACTCCCCCGAGCGCGCCCGCTACCACTTCGCCGAGGGCCGCGGCGAGCACGGCGAGCTGCCCCCCAACAACTGGGAGTCCACGTTCGGCGGCGGGGCCTGGACCCGCGTGACCGAGGCGGACGGCACCCCGGGTCAGTGGTACCTGCACCTGTTCGACACCTCGCAGCCGGACCTGAACTGGGAGAACGAGGAGGTGCGCGAGGAGTTCCGCTCCATCCTGCGGTTCTGGCTGGACCGCGGCGTGGACGGCTTCCGGGTGGATGTGGCCCACGGGCTCATCAAGCAGCCCGGCTACCCGGACGCCGACCACTCCCGCATGGGCATGGTCACGGACGCGGGCGAGGACGCCGACCCCACGTTCGACCCGGACACCTTCGAGCCGCTCACCCCGTTCTTGGACCAGGACCGCGTCCACGAGGTCTACCGGGACTGGCGGCGGGTCCTGGACTCCTACGGCCACGAGCCGATGATGGTGGCCGAGGCGTGGGTGGCCCCGCTCTCGCGCATGTTCCGGTACGTCCGCCCCGGCGAGATGCACCAGACCTTCAACTTCACCTACCTCATGGCCGGCTGGGACGCCGCGTCGCTGACCCACGCGATCGACCGGTCCTTCGAGCAGGCCGGACGGGTCGGCGCCCCGAACACCTGGGTGCTCTCGAACCACGACACGGTGCGCCACGCCTCCCGCTACGGCCTCGCGGACCCGAGCTCCTACCCCGCCGGCATCACGGCCGAGGACGAGCAGCCGGACGAGGCGGTCGGTCGCCGTCGGGCCCGCGCCGCCGCGATGGTGGAGCTGGGCCTGCCCGGCTCCGCGTACATCTACCAGGGCGACGAGCTGGGACTGCCCGAGCACACCACCCTGGCCGCCGAGCACCGCCAGGACCCGTACTTCTTCCGCACGGACGGCAAGGAGCCCGGCCGCGACGGCTGTCGCATCCCTCTGCCGTGGGCCGCGGACGAGCCGTCCTACGGCTTCTCGACCCCCGCGGACGACGACGGCCCCGCGTCCGCCGCCGAGGGCGTCGCCGCGCCGTGGCTGCCCCAGCCCGCGTCCTTCCGGGCGCTGGCGGCGGACCGGCAGGTCGGCGTCGAGGGCTCCGTGTTCGAGCTGTACCGGCGTCTGCTGCAGATCCGCGGCGAGCTCGACCTGGGCACGGGCACGTTCGCGTGGTCCGAGCACCACGACCCCGCACGCGGCGTGCTGGCGTTCACGGTCACCTCGGGCGGTGGCCGGCACCTGGGCTCGGGCGAGCCGATCCCGGCGCGCACCGTGCTCGTGATGGCGAACCTGTCGACCGATCCCGTCGACCTGCCCACGGGCCATTCCCGGGCCCTGTTCTCCCTCGAGGAGGCGGAGGCCGTCCAGGACGGGCGGCTCGCGCACGACGCCGCTGCGTGGCTGCTCATGGACTGA